aaattcaaataataaattgtgGGATGtagtttaatttgaataaaatccTGGACAGGCAAAAAGAAACATCAACATGCTGATATGTGATGAGTTTAGTTCAAAATTTTTGTGAAACAGAGAGAGGGGAAAGACAAAAAGTAGAGTTCTGGACAATATGATAATCCTTTATTGAATTCAACCGGCTATATAAATAGCCATTACAACTAACAGAAATAAAGCAACTTAATACAAAGGACTAGGGATAATTTGCTGCAGAATGGAACTGCCGCTGGAGAATAGGAACCGCTTCTCAACTGAAACAATTCCTCTGCATTATGAATGAAAGTAACTGAAATGCAATTAATCTGTGCCCCTGTCTGTACCCACGTTCAGTGCACCTCTACCATGCATGCGTTACATGCATGCATTGAGTGAAGCACGTAACAATACGAGTCTACAGTTTATTCCATGAATCCAAGGCAAAGACAATCCCTACATGATCACACTTCCAACAGAGAATATTAATTAACAAGAAATCGAAACATTGCTCAAGCCATAATCAGAGGTGAAGGCGATAAGTAGGAGTGGCGCACAGATGGTTTGCTCTCGGGGTTACAAGACCAAACGCATCAGTCATGTCCAATTCCTCCGGCAACATATTGTTAGGAAGCTCCCAATCAAAGCAATGCACCAGCTGTGCCACAATTTGCCGAACCATGGTTAGTCCCAAATGCATTCCAGGGCAGCCCCTGCGCCCAGCCCCGAAGGGGAGAAGCTGGAAATCGCGTCCACGAAGATCTATGTTACTCCCAGCAAACCTCTCTGGAATAAACTTATCTGCATCAGTCCAAGCACTTTGGTCGCGTCCGATAGCCCAAACGTTTACAAGAACACGTGTTTTTTGCGGGATGAGGAAGCCATCTATGGTGCAATCTTCCACTGACTCGTGAGGGACAAGTAGAGGTGCCACTGGATGGAGCCTGAAAGCTTCCTTTATAACCATGTGCAAGTACTCCAAGCCCTCCAAGTCTGATTCTTCCACCATTCTATCCATGCCTATTTTCTCTTCCAGCTCTTTCTGGACTTTCTTCATTACTCTTGGATGCTTGATGAGCTCGGAGAGAGTCCACTCAATTGCTGCGGCTGGGGTGTCCATTGAGCCTACAAGCATGTCCTGAAAGAGAAAGGTACAGATTTAAGGATAATCATGTGATTTATGTGCTGCTTACTAACAGTTATTTTAATTCTATGCGTTCTTACCAAGATTAGGGCTTTGATGTTGTCTCGACCAATACGATACGCAGTTTCTTCAGATCCCAAGAAGTCCAACATGACATCAACAAAATCTTTGGTTCTGTTTTCGTCCTTGAACTGAATGTGCTCATCAATAATCTTCTCGAAGAAGTCATCAAAAAGCTTGCCTATGGCCTTCAAGCGCTTTGTAAGACCCTGAAGGTCAAGTGGTGCAATTGGAGGGATGTAATCTCCCAAGTTAAAACTTGCTGCTAAACGGATGCCCTCATGAGTCACTGGTTTGAACCCCTTCTCATCAAATTCGTTTTCCaagtttttctttccaaaaatcATCCTACAACTGATGTCAGCGCTTAGAGATGAGACCTTGGCACTAAGATCAACAGCAACACGCTCACGAGAAGCATCTTTAATGTAGTCAATAAAGAGGTCAAGCTCTTCTTTCCTCGTGGACatgaaagaatttattttatggttGCTAAGCAACTCAAGGGTACACATCTTGCGCACGTTGCGCCAATAAGAACCATATGGAGCAAATGTCAAGCCCTTCTGCTCGTAAGTGACATACTTCGCAGCCTCATTTGGTGGCCTACTAGCAAAGACGAGGTCATTGGTCTTAAGAATCAATTCGGCAGCACGAGGCGATGAGACAACTACAGTAGGCACCAAGCCTAACCGCATATACATGATAGGGCCATACTTGTTTGCTAGTCGATGCAAGTCATGGTGAGGGAACTTCCCTAACAAATGTAAGCAACCAAATATAGGAAACCCTATTGGACCAGGGGGTAACTTGCTATCCTTGATCTTTCTTTCCGACAGCCAAACTCGGAGGAAGAAAGCGAGCGGAATCAAGGCTAGAGTGGCTAATATCCAAGCCATGctatatttgatatattaagGTTGGGTTCTATGTGCCAGTGGTGAGCTATAACTAGCTTTTCTTAGTGAAAGCAAACTTAAATCCAGCTCTTGCTTCATAAAGAGAAGACGCTTCACATATATATAGTCGTAACTAGGGATATGATAACAGGAAGAAGACAAAGTGGGGAGAAGTTCAATGTCTTTGTTTGTAtcgcttcttgttttttctttcgaaGAAACGGATCAATTGTGAACAACAAATTTagtgagattttatttttgtttatatgcactctaatgttaaaaattcatttagaaaaccaattgtattttaatgtatttcatatataattattttaataatttatttacaggtctaaaaaaaatttagcaattctcaattaactcaaccctatattaaaaaataaaataaaataaaataaccaactCAAGTCAATCTAAATAAACTTGTTTAACTCTGAATCTTGAGAacagaaattataataaaaaaaactcaaaaaatatagattttaaataaaacaaaggaaaaaaattagtcaCAAAAAATTGTTACAAGAACTCATGTTTTGGTAGAAATAGTGTAATGGCTTTTTATTTAGCTTTTCTCTTTAAGCATGAAAAactagagggaaaaaaaaaaagtaaaaatattgtttttttttttttttttttgtgactaTTGCTCTAAGGCCAGACCAGAGAGATGGACACCTCCCAAGTGAACGAAACggtaataataaattaagttgCTGATGCTACTTTAGgtcgtttttgtttttttaatcataccCAACGTACTAAGTAAAAAGGACAGattgattcagtttttttaatcatagcTCTCAAGTGAACGGAAACGgtaacattattttctttctaatttcagCTTTTGGTAGGAAGCCAGGAACAGTTGcctgccttttcttttattttgcaagGGCAATGAAATCGACTTAGACAGAAACAAGCTTATGGCCCTCTTTAAAAATATgtgtaaattatgttttttttttaaattttgatattttttgttttttttttaaataaattttttatatatattcagatATTTTGATgtcctaaattaaattaaaatgatttaaaaaaataaaaaaaataatattttaattcatttctaaattaaaaatattttgaatcgcAAACATTACCACAATTTCAAATAGGCTTTTAAtcccaaaaattatttttagtgcaCTTTTTGTGATTGAGTATTTCACAAGTAATCATTTATTACAAAACCTAACAGCTGACCATCATCAAACCAATATTCACTATTGATGGATCAAGattcataaatttgtttttaatatttaatataaagatGTTTACTTTTAGCATAAGCCATTATAATCACGAACCCAATTATTGTGCCCATATTTAACATCTTGTGGGCTCGGGTTGCATACCAGAGCCTAACACCTTGTTGTGGGCTCAAGCACACAGCACGAGCCCAATGCTGAGAGCATGCGTTGCACCTTTTGGGCTCGAGTGGTGCTCTTGAGCCCAATCCCAAGGGTTGTGCCTGGTCTTTTTAGGTCATTGTCTCTTTTTTTAGCCTATTAACATGGCTTGATGTTCTTGGACCTAGTGAGTGTCTaagccatgtttgtttcccggagaGTAGTTTTcaggaaaccattttccaaactttcctgtgtttgtttgtcattaggaaagttggtcaacggaaaacactttccggtcaacgaaaaacactttctagtcaatttcagtcagaaaaatttggcttggttttcaggaaagtgttttccctttagctgtgtttgtttttcgaaAAGTGGTTTCcgagaaatcactttccaaatattcttgtgtttgtttgtcattagaaaagttggtcaatgaaaaacactttccagtaaaagaaaaatttggcttggttttcaggaaagtgttttcctgaaaaaattgaggggaaaacactttccagaagttgtgaaattagaaatgtcattatttgctgattatatcaaatttgatcctcgaacttttgattgctatatatattttgttttgaatatttatttttcaatttcatctcttaaaattgtatttttatattaactctaatccttatttttataattgttatttgctttttccttatcatttttttattgaaattttttatctatcaaatttggtccttattttttttattgttacttattttatttgaaataatttatgaaatgttgattattattattttaatttcttcatctttcatttttttttaattttttagatttgatctctattattttgattattatttattttatttgagataatttatgaaattatatttttttttcaatttcattctcattcaactttttaatttgtaagatttgttcctcattattttaataaacttgagaaaaataaattattaataagttattttctagctcattttccatgacataaccaaacactggaaagtgttttccaacttattttttattacactaccaaacatcggaaaatactttctcggaattcactttccccagaattcactttccaaaagaaaactactttccagcaaacaaacggggttAAACTCAATTTACTTTTTTCCTCATTAATGTATGTATAAGAGATATTTTTGCATCTATTAATGCAcgtgtaagagatatttatccctcataaatattataattgtaaaattattCTCCAACTCCTCCACTCAAGGTTACAAATACCCCTTGAGCTACCTAGGTAAAAGGTTCAAGACTTTACATTCAAAAGAcatatatattcaaaacaagAATCAATTTAATACTCATTTTCTCTATAAGATTACCTACTTTACCAATGGAGGGTCTTCAAATACCCCAAAAGAGAACTTTTTGTAGGTATCCAGAGGCATTCATCAAGAAACAATGTGAAACCCtggaaatttataattaaaatatataaatgtgtAAACCCTCAAGTAAACATAGGACTGAAAGTGATTTGATTTCAATGAGTGCTGGAAACCAAGATtagaaataatagataaataatgatatataatGCAAGGGATGCCTtccataaaatgaattttggttTAGAATTCATAAGGACTAAGAAACTGGTAATGTGTTTTGAtggataaaataatgagaaaaatgacataatatttctaataaataagaGAGGTAATAAAGAATACATTATAATAAAGGACAGTGCAATGAAAATGATAGGACTGAAGGTGTAAGCACCAATTAAAAATCAGTTATGCTATTTTGAAACGATAATAAGcccgataaataaataaagatgaaaattctaaaatgaatatattaaaaactaataaaatgacCTTACAGACTTACAGACTTAGAAGGaaaattgatatgattttatgtgaaaattgaacaagaaaatttggatCTTTGACAAAAAATTCATGAACTGACCAATTTTACATTAGAAAACAGAGCTCTCAATCCAATCATCGGATTGGGATGAAAGTTTGCATGAAgtctattaatatgttttcctaCCTTGGTTAAACATCTCATCCAAATCGGAGTTCAGTAAAGACTAGCGACTTAAGCATAAATAAACCAGatagtttacatgaaaaataaaataaaatacataaagacATAAACaagggataaaattataattagggGAAAAGGTGCctataaaactagaaaaaggccatca
This Populus alba chromosome 7, ASM523922v2, whole genome shotgun sequence DNA region includes the following protein-coding sequences:
- the LOC118043538 gene encoding cytochrome P450 71AU50-like, encoding MAWILATLALIPLAFFLRVWLSERKIKDSKLPPGPIGFPIFGCLHLLGKFPHHDLHRLANKYGPIMYMRLGLVPTVVVSSPRAAELILKTNDLVFASRPPNEAAKYVTYEQKGLTFAPYGSYWRNVRKMCTLELLSNHKINSFMSTRKEELDLFIDYIKDASRERVAVDLSAKVSSLSADISCRMIFGKKNLENEFDEKGFKPVTHEGIRLAASFNLGDYIPPIAPLDLQGLTKRLKAIGKLFDDFFEKIIDEHIQFKDENRTKDFVDVMLDFLGSEETAYRIGRDNIKALILDMLVGSMDTPAAAIEWTLSELIKHPRVMKKVQKELEEKIGMDRMVEESDLEGLEYLHMVIKEAFRLHPVAPLLVPHESVEDCTIDGFLIPQKTRVLVNVWAIGRDQSAWTDADKFIPERFAGSNIDLRGRDFQLLPFGAGRRGCPGMHLGLTMVRQIVAQLVHCFDWELPNNMLPEELDMTDAFGLVTPRANHLCATPTYRLHL